From a single Lolium rigidum isolate FL_2022 chromosome 7, APGP_CSIRO_Lrig_0.1, whole genome shotgun sequence genomic region:
- the LOC124677699 gene encoding peroxidase 21-like: MKMGTSSSLLPVASALLILICFTAGNAAAASASGLKLNYYAKSCPRAEQIIKEQVRSHYDEHGNTAVSWLRALFHDCTVKSCDASLLLESNAATGLVSEQSSTRSFGMRNFKYIDDIKSALETACPATVSCADLLALAARDGVAMLGGPADIPMRTGRRDATASYYGEVERYLPVHNDTVSAVLSRFAPMGVDAEGVVALLGAHSVGRVHCFNLVARLYPAVDGTIEPAYGAYLRERCPTADAVEDTRDVAYARNDRGTPMVIDNMYHKNLLKGRGLLLVDQRLATDPRTAPFVKKMATDNSYFHDKFAAALVKMSENGPLTGDKGEVRKDCKFVNS, encoded by the exons ATGAAGATGGGTACTAGCTCAAGCCTGCTGCCGGTGGCGTCTGCGCTCCTCATCCTCATCTGCTTCACTGCCG GAAATGCCGCCGCCGCTAGTGCTAGCGGTCTGAAGCTGAACTACTACGCTAAAAGCTGCCCGAGGGCAGAACAAATCATCAAGGAGCAGGTAAGGAGCCACTACGACGAGCACGGCAACACGGCGGTCTCGTGGCTCAGGGCGCTCTTCCACGACTGCACCGTGAAATCCTGCGACGCGTCGCTCCTCCTCGAGAGCAACGCCGCCACAGGCCTCGTCTCCGAGCAGTCCTCCACGAGGAGCTTCGGCATGCGGAACTTCAAGTACATCGACGACATCAAGTCGGCGCTCGAGACCGCGTGCCCTGCCACCGTCTCCTGCGCCGACCTGCTCGCCCTCGCCGCCAGGGACGGCGTCGCCATGCTCGGCGGCCCCGCAGACATCCCGATGCGCACGGGGCGGAGGGACGCCACGGCGAGCTACTACGGCGAGGTGGAGCGGTACCTCCCCGTCCACAACGACACCGTGTCGGCGGTGCTGTCCCGGTTCGCGCCCATGGGCGTGGACGCCGAGGGCGTGGTGGCGCTGCTCGGCGCGCACTCCGTCGGACGCGTCCACTGCTTCAACCTCGTCGCGAGGCTCTACCCGGCGGTGGACGGCACCATCGAGCCGGCCTACGGCGCGTACCTCCGTGAGCGGTGCCCGACGGCGGACGCCGTTGAGGACACCCGCGACGTGGCCTACGCGCGGAACGACAGGGGCACGCCCATGGTGATCGACAACATGTACCACAAGAACCTTCTCAAAGGGAGGGGCCTCCTGCTGGTGGACCAGAGGCTCGCCACTGACCCGCGCACCGCGCCGTTCGTCAAGAAGATGGCGACGGACAACTCCTACTTCCACGACAAGTTCGCAGCGGCGCTGGTTAAGATGTCCGAGAACGGCCCGCTCACCGGCGACAAGGGGGAGGTCAGGAAGGACTGCAAGTTCGTCAACTCTTAG